A window of Rhododendron vialii isolate Sample 1 chromosome 13a, ASM3025357v1 contains these coding sequences:
- the LOC131313744 gene encoding putative E3 ubiquitin-protein ligase LIN-1 isoform X3 has translation MLGGRFSYTGEATTEKWLLKEAGFDENSDDSFQGKDIIVAELMNSNEEDEEMQNWHRKAAIVLLTSGKKRFLSALSDSITNGIPCLARASLVTLSWICSNLHSVSDENLQLEACSTIVPCLIESLNHDRAPEEKVLASFTLLALIKSSGCFSEISFVDKGADEPSSKSIPTDMDC, from the exons ATGTTGGGAGGACGTTTTTCTTACACAGGAGAAGCGACAACAGAAAAATGGCTTTTGAAAGAAGCTGGTTTTGATGAGAACTCAGATGATTCATTCCAGGGCAAGGATATTATTGTTGCAGAGTTGATGAATTCG AATGAAGAGGACGAAGAAATGCAAAATTGGCATAGGAAAGCAGCTATAGTCTTGCTTACAAGCGGCAAGAAGAGATTCCTATCAGCACTTTCTGATTCCATAACAAATGGTATTCCGTGTTTGGCACGAGCAAGCCTAGTCACTCTGTCATGGATCTGCAGTAATCTCCATTCGGTTAGCGATGAAAATCTTCAATTGGAAGCATGCTCAACCATTGTTCCATGTTTGATCGAATCGTTGAATCATGACAGAGCTCCTGAGGAAAAGGTGCTTGCTTCgttcactttgctagctctcATAAAGAGTTCAG GATGTTTTTCTGAAATCTCATTCGTGGATAAAGGGGCTGATGAACCATCTTCGAAATCTATCCCAACTGACATGGACTGCTAA
- the LOC131313929 gene encoding uncharacterized protein LOC131313929 — protein sequence MGELMRIVERFCALEEFYEDRAAQGLTNSTTSLPTVTPQLPVPVATQQPQPKKLVHNIKEGKKRQPKEIMRQPWFEWPTGKLGTDTGQPDQNLRKKCSYHNELGHYTTACAPYKALLERLATQGHLDQYIDRTKAPTRPPAGNPNPNEPRLTIHVIHGPMTKESETNLRADLNHASTSKHVLTVGPGSKRPRPEELPKWTITFTERNLEHVQTPHFDALVVTVQIGVHDVRRILINQGSSVEVMYYDLFKKLDLPESALQPAEVSLIGFNGAPVWPLG from the exons ATGGGCGAGTTGATGCGCATCGTGGAACGGTTCTGCgctcttgaagaattttacGAGGACCGTGCAGCTCAAGGGCTAACGAACTCGACTACGAGCCTCCCAACGGTCACACCTCAGCTACCGGTACCAGTCGCAACGCAGCAGCCTCAGCCAAAGAAACTTGTCCACAACatcaaagaaggaaagaagcGCCAGCCGAAA gaaatcatgaggcaaccgTGGTTCGAATGGCCAACAGGAAAGCTGGGCACAGACACTGGCCAACCAGATCAAAACCTACGAAAGAAGTGCTCATACCACAATGAGCTCGGTCATTACACAACGGCATGCGCACCATACAAAGCACTATTGGAGCGTTTGGCAACacaaggccatctcgatcagTACATCGATCGAACCAAAGCACCCACCCGTCCACCTGCTGGCAATCCCAACCCAAATGAACCGCGGCTGACGATACATGTTATTCACGGCCCCATGACAAAGGAATCTGAAACTAACCTGCGGGCCGACCTCAATCACGCATCCACCTCCAAGCATGTACTCACggtaggacctggatccaaacgtccacgTCCAGAAGAGTTACCCAAATGGACAATAACGTTTACTGAGCGCAATCTCGAACatgtgcaaacaccacacttCGACGCCCTCGTCGTAACCGTCCAAATTGGAGTCCATGACGTCAGGCGCATTCTAATCAATCAGGGAAGCTCGGTGGAGGTAATGTACTATGACTTATTCAAAAAGCTTGATCTCCCAGAGTCGGCTTTGCAACCCGCCGAAGTATCCCTCATCGGATTCAACGGAGCACCCGTTTGGCCACTTGGTTGA
- the LOC131313744 gene encoding putative E3 ubiquitin-protein ligase LIN-2 isoform X1, whose protein sequence is MGINDLIMTGKTHVPPSDLKRAITTICSSESLADCEMAIHVITKTWLDSHGDPSIEKTLSNAQVMEGMLQVLFISNDDEVLELTISMLAEFIMRNDANRHIILDSDPQLVIVMRLLRSSSLFLRAAILLYLVKPKAKQMTSIEWIPLVLQVLEFGDQLQTLLAVQCSPQGAAYYFLNQLVTGFGKDKNFENARQVVSIWGLSVLVKRMERGHVSEKTKAASIIFCCIHADGSCWHYLATNLNTGPILELLASGKERNSQSLAFALLTELLCLNRRTQAIRFLHGLQSGWGSLNTIHILFVNLQKARVEKRPVLAAVLLQLDLLADPLKCSVYR, encoded by the exons ATGGGGATAAATGACCTAATTATGACAGGAAAAACACATGTTCCTCCTAGTGATCTCAAAAGGGCAATAACGACCATTTGCTCTTCAGAGAGCCTAGCCGACTGTGAAATGGCAATCCATGTGATCACCAAAACTTGGCTTGATTCACATGGAGATCCCAGCATTGAGAAAACATTGTCAAATGCACAAGTAATGGAGGGAATGCTACAGGTTTTGTTCATTTCCAATGATGATGAGGTTCTAGAATTGACTATCTCAATGTTAGCAGAATTTATAATGAGGAATGACGCTAATAGGCACATAATACTGGATTCAGATCCGCAGCTTGTTATTGTCATGAGATTACTGAGGAGTAGCAGTCTGTTTCTAAGAGCAGCTATTCTTCTTTATCTAGTGAAGCCAAAGGCAAAACAGATGACATCAATCGAGTGGATTCCACTAGTGCTTCAAGTGTTGGAGTTTGGAGATCAGTTGCAAACTTTATTAGCTGTTCAGTGCAGTCCTCAAGGGGCTGCCTATTACTTTTTGAATCAACTTGTTACTGGTTTTGGCAAAGACAAGAATTTTGAGAATGCTAGGCAAGTTGTTTCTATTTGGGGGTTGAGCGTGTTGGTGAAAAGGATGGAGAGGGGGCATGTTAGTGAGAAGACTAAAGCTGCTTCAATTATTTTCTGTTGCATTCATGCTGATGGAAGCTGCTGGCACTATCTAGCCACAAATCTGAACACGGGTCCTATTCTAGAATTACTTGCTTCGGGAAAAGAGAGGAATTCTCAATCGCTTGCTTTTGCGCTGCTAACTGAGTTGCTATGCCTTAATAG aagGACACAGGCGATAAGATTCTTACATGGTTTACAAAGTGGATGGGGAAGCTTGAACACCATCCATATCTTGTTCGTCAATCTGCAAAAGGCTCGAGTTGAGAAGCGACCAGTGCTTGCAGCCGTATTGCTACAGCTTGATCTTCTG GCAGATCCTCTGAAGTGCAGTGTATACAGATAA
- the LOC131313744 gene encoding putative E3 ubiquitin-protein ligase LIN-2 isoform X2 translates to MGINDLIMTGKTHVPPSDLKRAITTICSSESLADCEMAIHVITKTWLDSHGDPSIEKTLSNAQVMEGMLQVLFISNDDEVLELTISMLAEFIMRNDANRHIILDSDPQLVIVMRLLRSSSLFLRAAILLYLVKPKAKQMTSIEWIPLVLQVLEFGDQLQTLLAVQCSPQGAAYYFLNQLVTGFGKDKNFENARQVVSIWGLSVLVKRMERGHVSEKTKAASIIFCCIHADGSCWHYLATNLNTGPILELLASGKERNSQSLAFALLTELLCLNRRTQAIRFLHGLQSGWGSLNTIHILFVNLQKARVEKRPVLAAVLLQLDLLLCCRQIL, encoded by the exons ATGGGGATAAATGACCTAATTATGACAGGAAAAACACATGTTCCTCCTAGTGATCTCAAAAGGGCAATAACGACCATTTGCTCTTCAGAGAGCCTAGCCGACTGTGAAATGGCAATCCATGTGATCACCAAAACTTGGCTTGATTCACATGGAGATCCCAGCATTGAGAAAACATTGTCAAATGCACAAGTAATGGAGGGAATGCTACAGGTTTTGTTCATTTCCAATGATGATGAGGTTCTAGAATTGACTATCTCAATGTTAGCAGAATTTATAATGAGGAATGACGCTAATAGGCACATAATACTGGATTCAGATCCGCAGCTTGTTATTGTCATGAGATTACTGAGGAGTAGCAGTCTGTTTCTAAGAGCAGCTATTCTTCTTTATCTAGTGAAGCCAAAGGCAAAACAGATGACATCAATCGAGTGGATTCCACTAGTGCTTCAAGTGTTGGAGTTTGGAGATCAGTTGCAAACTTTATTAGCTGTTCAGTGCAGTCCTCAAGGGGCTGCCTATTACTTTTTGAATCAACTTGTTACTGGTTTTGGCAAAGACAAGAATTTTGAGAATGCTAGGCAAGTTGTTTCTATTTGGGGGTTGAGCGTGTTGGTGAAAAGGATGGAGAGGGGGCATGTTAGTGAGAAGACTAAAGCTGCTTCAATTATTTTCTGTTGCATTCATGCTGATGGAAGCTGCTGGCACTATCTAGCCACAAATCTGAACACGGGTCCTATTCTAGAATTACTTGCTTCGGGAAAAGAGAGGAATTCTCAATCGCTTGCTTTTGCGCTGCTAACTGAGTTGCTATGCCTTAATAG aagGACACAGGCGATAAGATTCTTACATGGTTTACAAAGTGGATGGGGAAGCTTGAACACCATCCATATCTTGTTCGTCAATCTGCAAAAGGCTCGAGTTGAGAAGCGACCAGTGCTTGCAGCCGTATTGCTACAGCTTGATCTTCTG TTATGTTGCAGGCAGATCCTCTGA